A genomic region of Planococcus kocurii contains the following coding sequences:
- the rpmI gene encoding 50S ribosomal protein L35 has product MPKMKSHSGASKRFKKTGTGKVRRHSSHTSHLFANKSTKQKRKLRKGKLVSSGDLKRIKSLIYNMK; this is encoded by the coding sequence ATGCCGAAAATGAAAAGCCACAGCGGTGCATCAAAACGTTTCAAAAAAACGGGTACTGGTAAAGTAAGACGCCACAGCTCACACACTAGCCACTTATTCGCAAACAAATCTACAAAGCAAAAGCGTAAACTTCGTAAAGGGAAACTTGTTTCTTCAGGCGACTTAAAACGTATCAAATCGTTAATCTATAACATGAAATAA
- a CDS encoding helix-turn-helix transcriptional regulator gives MLKNRVKELRARYGFTQSDLGKQVDVTRQTIAFIEKGEFSPSITLALKLAKALQTNINDLFWLEEDGGHEK, from the coding sequence ATGCTTAAGAACCGAGTAAAAGAACTAAGAGCTCGTTACGGCTTTACCCAAAGCGATCTCGGCAAGCAAGTGGATGTCACGCGACAAACGATTGCTTTTATTGAAAAAGGGGAGTTTTCCCCTTCAATTACCTTAGCGTTAAAACTCGCAAAAGCTCTGCAGACGAACATCAACGACTTATTTTGGTTAGAGGAGGACGGAGGACATGAAAAATGA
- the rplT gene encoding 50S ribosomal protein L20: MPRVKGGTVTRQRRKKVIKLAKGYYGAKHILFKVANQQVMKSGNYAYRDRRNKKRDFRRLWITRINAAARMNEISYSRLMHGLKVAGIDINRKMLAEIAVSDAAAFTSLVDQAKKAVTK; the protein is encoded by the coding sequence ATGCCACGCGTAAAAGGTGGAACAGTGACGCGTCAGCGTCGTAAAAAGGTCATTAAATTAGCAAAAGGTTATTATGGTGCAAAGCACATCCTTTTCAAAGTAGCAAACCAACAGGTAATGAAGTCAGGTAACTATGCTTACCGTGACCGTCGCAACAAAAAACGTGATTTCCGTAGACTTTGGATCACGCGTATCAACGCAGCAGCACGTATGAACGAAATTTCATACAGCCGTCTTATGCACGGATTAAAAGTTGCTGGTATCGACATCAACCGCAAAATGCTAGCTGAAATCGCTGTATCTGATGCAGCTGCTTTCACATCATTGGTTGACCAAGCAAAAAAAGCAGTAACTAAGTAA
- the pheS gene encoding phenylalanine--tRNA ligase subunit alpha, with protein sequence MEAQLQELKTQALEKIATASTVKELNDVRVAYLGKKGPITDLLKGMGKLPAEERPKMGALVNVVREEVTTQLEERMAILEEQAIYEKLQSETIDITLPGRPVKTGNAHPLTRVVEEIEDLFISMGYEVAEGPEVEKDYYNFEALNLPKGHPARDMQDSFYITEDILLRTHTSPVQARTMEAKGGEPIKIICPGKVYRRDSDDATHSHQFTQIEGLVIGEDIRMSDLKGTLSVFAKKMFGDDREIRLRPSFFPFTEPSVEMDISCFKCGGSGCNVCKKTGWIEILGAGMVHPNVLEMAGYDSKRLTGFAFGMGPERIAMLKYGVEDIRHFYTNDVRFLSQFQRTEL encoded by the coding sequence ATGGAAGCACAATTGCAGGAATTGAAAACACAAGCACTCGAAAAAATTGCCACAGCGTCGACTGTTAAAGAACTGAATGATGTTCGTGTCGCGTATTTAGGGAAAAAAGGACCGATTACGGATTTATTAAAAGGCATGGGGAAACTCCCGGCTGAAGAGCGTCCGAAAATGGGAGCTTTGGTTAATGTGGTACGCGAGGAAGTTACAACGCAACTCGAAGAACGCATGGCCATCTTAGAAGAACAAGCGATCTATGAGAAGTTGCAAAGCGAAACAATTGATATTACATTACCAGGACGTCCCGTCAAAACAGGTAATGCACATCCACTGACGCGTGTAGTAGAAGAAATTGAAGACTTATTTATTTCAATGGGTTACGAAGTAGCAGAAGGCCCGGAAGTAGAAAAAGATTACTACAATTTTGAAGCGTTGAATTTACCTAAAGGTCATCCAGCTCGTGATATGCAAGATTCTTTCTATATAACAGAAGACATCCTACTACGCACACATACATCACCAGTTCAAGCGCGGACAATGGAAGCAAAAGGCGGCGAGCCGATCAAAATCATTTGCCCGGGCAAAGTGTATCGCCGTGATAGCGATGACGCGACCCATTCACACCAATTCACACAAATTGAAGGATTGGTTATCGGCGAAGACATTCGCATGAGTGATTTAAAAGGAACACTTTCTGTATTTGCGAAGAAAATGTTCGGCGATGATCGCGAAATTCGCCTTCGTCCAAGTTTTTTCCCGTTTACAGAGCCTTCTGTTGAAATGGATATTTCATGCTTTAAATGTGGCGGCAGTGGCTGCAACGTGTGTAAGAAAACAGGCTGGATTGAAATTCTAGGCGCTGGAATGGTGCATCCGAATGTACTTGAAATGGCTGGTTATGACTCCAAACGCTTAACTGGATTTGCTTTCGGTATGGGTCCAGAACGGATTGCGATGCTGAAATACGGCGTTGAAGATATTCGTCATTTCTACACAAACGATGTTCGCTTTTTATCTCAGTTCCAACGTACAGAACTTTAA
- a CDS encoding dUTP diphosphatase: MKLHELFKMQEELDRFIQSNQKINEDVFRKKGLALLVELAELANETRCFKFWSTKGPSSRAVILEEYVDSIHFLLSLGIEKHLNTLENWPDPISETDLTELFLRTQKAIQEFLRNYSMSNFMEIWSCYGGIAVALEFSYEEVLEAYIQKNQTNYDRQNNGY, from the coding sequence ATGAAACTACATGAATTGTTTAAAATGCAGGAAGAACTAGATCGCTTTATTCAATCCAATCAAAAAATTAACGAAGATGTTTTTCGTAAAAAAGGCTTAGCATTACTAGTAGAGTTAGCGGAACTGGCAAATGAAACGCGCTGCTTTAAATTTTGGAGCACAAAAGGTCCATCAAGTCGCGCTGTTATTTTAGAGGAATACGTCGATTCTATCCATTTCTTGCTGTCACTTGGTATTGAAAAGCATTTAAACACACTCGAAAATTGGCCAGATCCCATTAGTGAAACAGACTTGACCGAGTTGTTTTTGCGAACTCAAAAAGCCATTCAAGAATTCCTTAGAAATTATTCAATGTCTAATTTTATGGAAATTTGGAGCTGTTATGGCGGAATAGCGGTGGCATTAGAGTTTAGCTATGAGGAAGTGCTGGAAGCCTATATTCAGAAGAACCAAACCAACTACGACCGCCAAAACAACGGCTATTGA
- a CDS encoding TrmH family RNA methyltransferase — protein MKRIESNQNSLVKHWKKLGTTRKERDKFAEFLVEGFHLTEEALRKKDLVKSLIVREGVDIPADWDIEGVPHYSVTAGVAKEISETEHTQGIFAHCAQPEFTEDEQKTWSKLLMIDAVQDPGNIGTMIRTASASGIDAVILGKGCADPYNPKTVRSAQGSHFQIPVVKGELIEWTAQAKANDIQIFGTALHNSTPVHEVETCEKFALLVGNEGSGVDAVLLQQTDQNLMVPLYGSAESLNVAVATGILLYSLVPKN, from the coding sequence ATGAAAAGAATTGAATCTAACCAAAACTCGCTCGTCAAGCATTGGAAAAAGCTTGGAACGACACGAAAAGAACGCGATAAATTTGCAGAATTCCTAGTCGAAGGCTTTCATTTGACAGAAGAAGCTTTGCGTAAAAAAGATCTTGTCAAATCATTAATTGTCCGTGAAGGCGTAGATATCCCAGCAGACTGGGATATTGAAGGCGTTCCTCATTATTCGGTCACGGCAGGAGTAGCGAAGGAAATTTCGGAAACTGAGCACACGCAGGGAATTTTCGCGCATTGTGCACAACCCGAATTTACAGAAGATGAGCAAAAAACATGGTCTAAGCTATTGATGATTGATGCTGTTCAAGATCCTGGCAATATCGGGACGATGATTCGGACAGCTTCAGCAAGCGGCATTGACGCAGTCATTCTTGGAAAAGGCTGTGCAGACCCTTACAACCCGAAAACGGTTCGATCTGCTCAAGGTTCACATTTTCAGATTCCTGTTGTTAAAGGCGAACTGATTGAATGGACAGCGCAAGCTAAAGCAAATGATATCCAAATCTTTGGAACAGCGCTTCATAACTCGACACCGGTTCACGAAGTTGAGACATGTGAAAAGTTTGCTTTACTTGTTGGCAATGAAGGCAGTGGCGTTGACGCTGTACTTTTGCAGCAAACCGATCAGAATTTGATGGTCCCGCTATACGGTAGCGCAGAATCACTGAATGTTGCAGTGGCGACAGGGATTCTTTTGTATAGCTTGGTTCCTAAAAACTAA
- the pheT gene encoding phenylalanine--tRNA ligase subunit beta yields MLVSINWLKDYVNTQQLPPAELGEKITRSGIEVDAVIDRSHGMTNVVVGYVESCVKHPEADKLSICQVDVGEETTQIICGAPNIAAGQKVIVARPGAKLPGDINIKKAKLRGEESHGMICSLQELGIEGKLVPKAYAEGIYVLPEDAKIGSDVIVNFGLDDTVLELGLTPNRADAMSMLGVAYEVGAILSEEINLPEISYTEASDTAASMLSLSVDAPEANPLYVAKVVRNIKVQESPMWLQQRLMAAGVRPHNNVVDITNYVLMEYGQPLHAFDYELLETGNITVRHAKEGEMINTLDDAERKLSSRQLVITNGEKPVAIAGVMGGANSEVSEATTTVVIESAYFESGSIRQTSKDHGLRSDASSRFEKGVDPNRVIPAAERAAQLLSQLAGGEVLAGSVIFDELNKEEKIVKVSPDFINSRLGMKISFEDMWDILNRLKFNTEATNGQLVISVPTRRQDIQIPEDVVEEIARLYGYDEIPATLPEAETTPGGLTPYQAKRRIVRSLMEGAGLLQATTYSLTSAKSVKQFALEETETTRLLMPMSEERSLLRQSLLPHLLESVTYNTARRMDSVALYETGSVFLKGQDELLNEQEHLAVAITGLWLDHSWQGEKKPVDFFVLKGIVEGLSDKLGVELTFERGQMDDLHPGRTAFIMHSGQRIGVIGELHPSEQKARDLKTTVVMELNLAVLLSKATEALVYTPVPRYPSMSRDVALVLSKVVEAATIETVIRNAGGKLLKDVRVFDLYEGDKMEAGKKSVAFSLTYFDPEKTLTDEDVIRAHEKVLAALTEAGAELRS; encoded by the coding sequence ATGCTCGTATCCATTAACTGGTTAAAAGACTATGTAAACACACAACAATTACCACCCGCTGAATTAGGTGAAAAAATAACGCGTTCAGGTATTGAAGTAGACGCAGTGATCGACCGGTCACACGGTATGACAAATGTCGTAGTGGGCTATGTTGAATCTTGTGTTAAACATCCCGAAGCTGATAAATTATCAATTTGCCAAGTAGATGTTGGAGAAGAAACAACACAAATCATTTGCGGTGCACCGAACATTGCAGCAGGCCAAAAAGTAATCGTGGCACGTCCTGGAGCGAAACTTCCAGGTGACATCAACATCAAAAAAGCGAAACTTCGAGGAGAAGAATCGCATGGCATGATTTGTTCGTTGCAAGAACTCGGAATTGAAGGCAAGCTTGTGCCAAAAGCCTACGCTGAAGGCATTTATGTGCTGCCAGAAGATGCAAAAATCGGTTCTGATGTCATTGTAAATTTTGGTTTAGATGACACTGTATTAGAACTAGGACTGACACCAAACCGCGCAGACGCGATGAGCATGCTGGGCGTTGCTTATGAGGTAGGAGCTATTTTATCAGAAGAAATCAACCTGCCTGAGATTAGCTATACAGAAGCATCTGACACAGCAGCTTCGATGCTATCCTTGTCAGTCGATGCGCCTGAAGCCAACCCTTTGTATGTCGCAAAAGTCGTTCGTAACATTAAAGTTCAAGAGTCACCTATGTGGCTGCAACAACGACTAATGGCAGCTGGTGTCCGTCCACACAATAACGTAGTTGATATTACAAACTATGTATTAATGGAATATGGTCAGCCACTTCACGCATTTGACTATGAGTTATTGGAAACAGGGAACATTACGGTTCGCCATGCTAAAGAAGGCGAAATGATTAACACTTTAGATGACGCAGAGCGGAAATTATCTAGCCGTCAATTAGTGATTACCAATGGAGAAAAACCAGTGGCGATTGCAGGAGTTATGGGCGGCGCTAACTCGGAAGTAAGCGAAGCAACGACGACTGTTGTCATCGAATCTGCTTATTTTGAATCGGGTTCTATTCGTCAAACTTCTAAAGATCATGGCCTACGCAGTGATGCTAGTTCACGTTTTGAAAAAGGCGTCGATCCAAATCGTGTCATTCCAGCCGCAGAACGTGCAGCACAGTTGTTGTCCCAACTTGCGGGTGGCGAAGTATTAGCTGGCTCTGTCATATTCGATGAATTAAACAAAGAAGAGAAAATTGTTAAAGTGTCTCCAGATTTCATTAATAGCCGTCTGGGTATGAAGATTTCCTTTGAAGACATGTGGGATATTTTAAACCGCTTGAAATTTAACACAGAAGCAACGAATGGCCAACTGGTCATTTCTGTGCCAACACGTCGACAAGACATTCAAATTCCTGAAGACGTAGTCGAAGAAATTGCTCGTCTATACGGCTACGATGAAATTCCAGCAACATTACCAGAAGCTGAAACGACACCAGGTGGCTTGACTCCCTATCAGGCAAAACGCCGCATTGTTCGTTCGCTTATGGAAGGTGCTGGATTATTACAAGCGACGACGTATTCGTTAACTTCTGCAAAATCAGTAAAACAATTTGCTTTGGAAGAAACGGAAACAACGCGTCTTTTAATGCCGATGAGCGAAGAGCGTAGTTTGTTGCGTCAAAGCTTGTTGCCGCATTTGTTGGAATCTGTTACGTATAACACAGCAAGAAGAATGGATTCGGTCGCTTTGTATGAAACCGGTTCTGTTTTCCTTAAAGGTCAAGATGAGTTACTAAACGAGCAGGAACATTTAGCGGTCGCTATTACAGGTCTTTGGCTCGATCATAGCTGGCAAGGTGAGAAAAAGCCCGTCGACTTTTTCGTCTTGAAAGGTATTGTGGAGGGGCTTAGCGATAAACTTGGTGTTGAATTGACTTTTGAACGTGGCCAAATGGATGATTTGCATCCCGGAAGAACGGCCTTTATCATGCATAGCGGTCAGCGTATTGGTGTGATCGGTGAGTTGCATCCGTCTGAACAAAAAGCGCGCGACTTGAAAACTACGGTTGTCATGGAGTTGAACTTGGCTGTGTTGTTAAGTAAAGCAACAGAGGCACTTGTTTACACGCCAGTACCACGTTACCCGTCCATGTCACGTGACGTGGCGTTAGTTCTTTCTAAAGTGGTAGAAGCGGCAACGATTGAAACCGTCATCCGCAATGCAGGAGGCAAACTATTGAAAGACGTCCGCGTGTTCGACCTTTATGAAGGCGATAAGATGGAAGCAGGCAAAAAATCAGTCGCCTTCTCGTTAACTTACTTTGATCCAGAAAAAACATTAACGGATGAAGATGTTATCCGTGCACATGAAAAAGTATTAGCAGCTTTGACAGAAGCTGGAGCAGAGCTGAGAAGTTAA
- a CDS encoding small multi-drug export protein gives MIYEYFLVFLGAAIPWFEIALVIPLGIVWGLSPLWVMVLAFVGNMVTVLALIIGFDRFQLWYTKRQQAKGKATSKKSERAKRIWNKYGLPGLAMLGPILIGTHIAAFIGMTLGATKKNTTVWLTISIAVWTLAFGILTALGFDFFTA, from the coding sequence ATGATCTATGAATATTTTCTCGTTTTTTTAGGAGCGGCCATTCCGTGGTTTGAAATTGCGTTGGTTATTCCGCTTGGCATTGTTTGGGGGTTATCCCCGTTATGGGTGATGGTACTTGCATTTGTTGGAAATATGGTCACCGTCCTGGCATTAATTATTGGCTTTGACCGCTTCCAACTTTGGTACACAAAACGACAACAAGCAAAAGGTAAAGCCACTTCGAAAAAAAGTGAACGGGCCAAACGAATTTGGAACAAGTACGGTCTGCCGGGACTAGCGATGCTTGGACCTATTTTAATTGGTACACATATTGCAGCTTTTATCGGGATGACACTTGGTGCTACTAAAAAGAACACGACGGTTTGGCTGACGATCAGCATTGCTGTTTGGACATTAGCATTCGGTATTTTGACAGCGCTTGGATTTGATTTTTTTACGGCTTGA
- a CDS encoding nuclease-related domain-containing protein, whose amino-acid sequence MHKKELVLLSQTTALERLLYRLPEQHPQRQFLQVELYRSAAGERGEARLVRKLVEFSPEENYRFLQNVCLSLGEWKIQMDGLLLTERGVIIIESKNISGRLHFDNQTGEFARTDVEGVRTVMEDPAIQLNKHIRFLTKFFKLHKIQLPVKGIVVFTSKQCEFITKPQTTDVCKTYQLIDYLLNILSSFPDSNIRPNLVKIDKLLQKHQTPYKRLPLCQLYAINPGELQTGIFCDSCKSLRMVRKKRCGWICELCQSIDINAFETTIREYFSLVHNQLSNKMLRQYCNIESPFVASRLLSTFEFDTAGALRNRTYQLKKKD is encoded by the coding sequence ATGCACAAAAAAGAACTCGTTTTATTATCTCAAACAACAGCGCTCGAAAGGTTATTATACCGGTTGCCAGAGCAGCATCCACAACGCCAATTTCTTCAAGTCGAATTGTACCGAAGCGCTGCTGGAGAACGAGGAGAAGCTAGACTGGTACGAAAGCTGGTTGAATTCAGCCCTGAAGAAAACTACCGCTTTTTGCAGAATGTTTGCTTATCACTTGGTGAGTGGAAAATCCAAATGGACGGATTGCTGCTAACAGAACGTGGTGTGATTATTATTGAGTCGAAAAACATTAGTGGACGGCTACATTTCGATAATCAAACAGGCGAATTTGCTCGAACAGATGTAGAAGGCGTGCGGACCGTGATGGAAGATCCCGCGATTCAATTAAATAAACACATTCGCTTTTTAACGAAATTTTTCAAACTGCATAAAATCCAGTTGCCGGTCAAAGGAATTGTTGTATTCACATCCAAACAATGTGAATTTATTACGAAACCGCAAACCACCGATGTTTGTAAAACTTATCAACTAATCGATTATTTACTCAACATACTCTCCTCTTTCCCCGACTCGAATATCCGACCGAATTTAGTGAAAATCGATAAACTTCTTCAAAAACATCAAACTCCTTATAAGCGACTTCCTTTATGTCAGCTGTATGCTATAAATCCTGGCGAACTACAGACCGGTATTTTTTGCGATTCATGCAAAAGCCTGCGAATGGTTCGAAAAAAACGATGTGGCTGGATATGCGAATTGTGCCAATCGATAGATATAAATGCATTTGAAACGACGATTCGGGAATATTTTTCGCTCGTTCATAATCAGCTGAGTAATAAGATGTTGAGGCAGTATTGTAATATCGAATCGCCTTTTGTAGCGTCTCGCTTATTGTCGACTTTCGAATTTGACACAGCTGGTGCATTGCGCAATCGAACCTATCAGTTAAAGAAAAAAGACTAG
- a CDS encoding DUF1294 domain-containing protein, which produces MFLIIVGYFAIVTAMAFVMMKVDKSQAQRHGQRIPEKNLWTVAIFGGGIGAYLGMMAFRHKTKHTNFRVGFLILALLDILILMWSYQTFVNG; this is translated from the coding sequence ATGTTTTTGATTATTGTTGGTTATTTTGCAATTGTAACAGCGATGGCTTTCGTTATGATGAAAGTCGATAAATCTCAAGCGCAGCGTCACGGTCAGCGAATTCCTGAAAAAAACTTGTGGACCGTCGCTATTTTTGGTGGCGGCATTGGGGCTTATTTGGGCATGATGGCATTTCGTCACAAAACGAAGCATACTAATTTTCGTGTTGGTTTTCTGATTTTGGCTCTACTTGATATTCTTATTTTGATGTGGAGTTATCAAACTTTTGTTAACGGATGA
- a CDS encoding M42 family metallopeptidase, whose translation MTNLDETQLMLKELTDANAIPGNERQSREVMRKYITPFADSIETDGLGSLIARKEGLADGPKIMVAGHLDEVGFMISQIDDKGFLKFQTVGGWWSQVMLAQRVTITTRSGKEITGVIGSKPPHILSLEARKKPVEIKDMFIDIGASSREEAKEWGVTPGDMVTPYFEFTVMNNEKLLMAKAWDNRIGCAIAIDVLKGLKGVNHPNVVYGVGTVQEEIGLRGAKTATAKIQPDIGFAVDVGIAGDTPGITSKESNSKMGDGPQLLLFDASMVSHRGLRELVVDTAEEAGIPYQFETIAGGGTDAGSIHLTANGVPALAIGVATRYIHSHAGILHRDDYENAVKLIIEVIKKLDKDTVARITFE comes from the coding sequence ATGACTAATTTGGATGAAACACAATTAATGCTAAAAGAGTTGACAGATGCGAACGCTATTCCAGGAAATGAGCGTCAATCGCGTGAAGTCATGAGAAAATACATAACACCATTCGCTGACTCGATTGAAACAGACGGTCTTGGCAGTTTGATTGCTAGAAAAGAAGGATTAGCTGACGGACCTAAAATTATGGTAGCAGGTCATTTGGATGAAGTTGGATTTATGATTTCGCAAATTGATGATAAAGGATTTTTAAAATTTCAAACAGTAGGTGGCTGGTGGTCACAAGTTATGCTAGCGCAGCGCGTGACAATTACAACACGAAGCGGTAAAGAAATCACAGGCGTAATTGGTTCAAAACCACCGCATATTCTTTCACTAGAAGCGCGTAAGAAGCCTGTTGAAATCAAAGATATGTTTATTGATATTGGTGCCTCTTCCCGTGAAGAAGCAAAAGAGTGGGGAGTCACACCAGGAGATATGGTCACTCCGTATTTTGAATTCACGGTGATGAACAACGAAAAATTATTAATGGCAAAAGCCTGGGATAATCGAATTGGTTGTGCGATTGCGATTGATGTTTTAAAAGGATTAAAAGGTGTCAATCACCCGAACGTCGTTTACGGTGTTGGAACAGTGCAAGAAGAAATTGGCTTGCGCGGAGCGAAAACGGCGACTGCGAAGATTCAACCAGATATCGGATTTGCAGTAGATGTGGGTATTGCAGGAGACACACCAGGCATTACGAGCAAAGAGTCAAACAGTAAAATGGGAGATGGCCCACAACTATTGCTTTTCGATGCTTCAATGGTATCTCACCGCGGCTTGCGCGAACTTGTGGTCGATACGGCTGAAGAAGCGGGCATTCCGTACCAATTTGAAACGATCGCAGGCGGCGGAACTGACGCTGGGTCCATTCACTTAACAGCAAACGGCGTTCCTGCACTTGCAATCGGCGTAGCTACTCGCTATATTCACTCGCACGCTGGAATCTTGCATCGCGATGATTACGAAAATGCAGTGAAATTAATCATCGAAGTGATCAAAAAGCTAGATAAAGATACCGTCGCGCGTATTACATTCGAATAA
- the infC gene encoding translation initiation factor IF-3, protein MNVNDGIRARELRVIDQNGEQLGIKTRIEALEIAARVNLDLVLVAPQAKPPVARIMDHGKFKFEQQKKDREIRKNQKVIIVKEVRLSPSIDDHDFNTKLRNAIKFLEKGDKVKASIRFKGRAITHKEIGQRVLERFAEACKEVATVEQRPKMDGRSMFLMLAPVNEKE, encoded by the coding sequence ATTAATGTAAATGACGGTATTCGTGCACGTGAGTTGCGAGTTATTGATCAAAACGGTGAACAACTTGGCATCAAAACACGTATCGAAGCACTTGAAATTGCAGCTCGTGTCAACTTGGATCTTGTTCTTGTGGCTCCTCAAGCTAAGCCGCCGGTTGCTCGGATCATGGATCATGGTAAATTCAAGTTTGAGCAGCAGAAGAAAGATCGTGAAATCCGTAAAAATCAGAAAGTGATTATCGTTAAAGAAGTGCGCTTAAGCCCTTCAATTGACGATCACGATTTCAACACGAAACTTCGCAACGCTATCAAGTTCCTTGAAAAAGGCGACAAAGTGAAAGCTTCTATTCGTTTTAAAGGCCGTGCAATTACGCACAAAGAAATTGGACAACGTGTACTTGAACGTTTCGCAGAAGCGTGCAAAGAAGTTGCAACAGTTGAGCAGCGCCCGAAAATGGATGGCCGCAGCATGTTCTTGATGCTTGCACCAGTCAACGAAAAAGAATAA